Proteins encoded by one window of Pseudonocardia alni:
- a CDS encoding ATP-binding protein, translated as MSGLVHALCRHGGDGDLTDRLADTVLDALATGGSVATLLRPVTEVALRGRVAEALGADAVAGLLRLRRDCGPDGPSGQTEAARLARVLRARHRGVAGPVTVVVEHSADLDDPRGAYWGEVEAAAALALADLPLRLLCFFPADLPGPVAEVVRRAHPFVLDDGRPVPTGVDTDPRRLLDGLGAPVPAELGAPAREFRFDATQLRDVRRAVDEALRGQGFTDSRAEDVTVAVNEVATNAVHHGTHTARLMLWTPEQDVVCEVHDGGRLADPLPGLAPPDPGHAHGRGIWIARQLCDLLHVWGDDAGTHVRIRAAA; from the coding sequence GTGAGCGGGCTGGTGCACGCCCTGTGCCGGCACGGCGGCGACGGTGACCTGACCGACCGGCTCGCCGACACCGTGCTCGACGCGCTCGCCACGGGCGGGTCGGTGGCGACCCTGCTCCGCCCGGTCACCGAGGTCGCGCTGCGCGGCCGGGTCGCCGAGGCCCTCGGCGCGGATGCCGTCGCCGGGCTGCTGCGGCTGCGCCGCGACTGCGGTCCCGACGGTCCGTCGGGCCAGACCGAGGCGGCGCGCCTGGCCCGGGTCCTGCGCGCCCGCCACCGCGGCGTCGCGGGGCCGGTGACCGTCGTCGTCGAGCACTCCGCGGATCTCGACGACCCGCGCGGCGCCTACTGGGGCGAGGTCGAGGCGGCCGCGGCGCTCGCCCTGGCCGACCTGCCGCTGCGGCTGCTCTGCTTCTTCCCGGCCGACCTGCCCGGTCCCGTCGCCGAGGTCGTGCGGCGCGCGCACCCGTTCGTCCTCGACGACGGCAGGCCCGTCCCGACCGGGGTCGACACCGACCCGCGCCGGCTGCTCGACGGCCTCGGCGCCCCGGTGCCCGCCGAGCTCGGCGCACCCGCACGGGAGTTCCGCTTCGACGCCACGCAGCTGCGCGACGTGCGCCGCGCCGTCGACGAGGCACTGCGCGGCCAGGGGTTCACCGACAGCCGCGCGGAGGACGTCACCGTCGCGGTCAACGAGGTCGCCACCAACGCCGTCCACCACGGGACGCACACGGCGCGGCTCATGCTGTGGACGCCCGAGCAGGATGTCGTCTGCGAGGTCCACGACGGCGGCCGGCTCGCCGACCCGCTGCCCGGCCTGGCCCCGCCGGACCCGGGCCACGCGCACGGGCGCGGGATCTGGATCGCCCGCCAGCTCTGCGACCTGCTGCACGTCTGGGGCGACGACGCGGGCACCCACGTCCGCATCCGCGCCGCCGCCTGA
- a CDS encoding MEDS domain-containing protein codes for MTAPVRDPRRHVLTVPVSDEQLAEDVAAFLAEGLTAGERVAYFDDDTAGLVLSRLADDGVDVTGPLRSGQFQLVPGDFTRAALHAPLDELTGVMEQNITSALDDGWAGLRFSGQMDHGLRRPGGQVLDEYDRRLDDAVRDHPLRALCVYDHLRYPDELIATMRSLHPAELTAAPLYDDSLLRVTEIGPARVRLAGEVDHANRPQVRRVLARLIDRVVRGDVGEGTLTADLSALRFVDVAGAVSLVHAADELPVSVRLRLVNLRPGVARLLERCGAGFASQLEMSIRERHALCPADALGLAAGAAE; via the coding sequence GTGACCGCACCGGTACGGGATCCCCGCCGGCACGTGCTGACCGTGCCGGTCAGCGACGAGCAGCTCGCCGAGGACGTCGCCGCGTTCCTGGCCGAGGGGCTCACGGCGGGGGAGCGGGTCGCCTACTTCGACGACGACACCGCCGGGCTGGTCCTGTCCCGCCTGGCCGACGACGGCGTCGACGTCACCGGGCCGCTGCGGTCCGGGCAGTTCCAGCTCGTCCCGGGGGACTTCACCCGCGCCGCCCTGCACGCCCCGCTCGACGAGCTGACCGGGGTGATGGAGCAGAACATCACCTCCGCCCTCGACGACGGCTGGGCCGGGCTGCGCTTCAGCGGCCAGATGGACCACGGGTTGCGCCGGCCCGGGGGACAGGTACTCGACGAGTACGACCGCAGGCTCGACGACGCCGTCCGCGACCACCCGCTGCGCGCGCTGTGCGTCTACGACCACCTGCGCTACCCCGACGAGCTCATCGCGACGATGCGCAGCCTGCACCCCGCCGAGCTGACCGCCGCCCCGCTCTACGACGACAGCCTGCTGCGCGTCACCGAGATCGGCCCGGCCCGGGTCCGGCTGGCCGGCGAGGTCGACCACGCCAACCGGCCCCAGGTCCGGCGGGTGCTGGCCAGGCTGATCGACCGGGTCGTGCGCGGCGACGTCGGCGAGGGCACGCTGACCGCGGACCTGTCCGCGCTGCGGTTCGTCGACGTCGCCGGTGCGGTCAGCCTCGTGCACGCCGCCGACGAGCTCCCGGTCAGCGTGCGGCTGCGGCTGGTGAACCTGCGCCCCGGTGTGGCCCGGCTGCTCGAACGCTGCGGTGCGGGGTTCGCCTCGCAGCTGGAGATGAGCATCCGCGAGCGGCACGCCCTCTGCCCCGCCGACGCGCTCGGCCTCGCCGCGGGTGCGGCGGAGTGA
- a CDS encoding DUF1772 domain-containing protein: MLIAAVVQTVATILLAGIAWTVQVVVYPAFALVPAGSWARYHAAHSRAVTLVVGPPWLAQGLATAALLVLAPGEPLVWVTAVAAAAGVAVTLPAVSLHGRLDPAAHPGDLRRLLRVNLVRALVWSAGSVVGVLLVTASGA, translated from the coding sequence GTGCTGATCGCCGCCGTCGTCCAGACCGTCGCGACCATCCTGCTGGCCGGGATCGCCTGGACCGTGCAGGTGGTGGTCTACCCGGCGTTCGCGCTGGTCCCGGCCGGGTCCTGGGCCCGCTACCACGCCGCGCACAGCCGGGCGGTCACGCTCGTCGTCGGGCCGCCGTGGCTCGCGCAGGGGCTCGCGACGGCGGCGCTGCTGGTCCTCGCGCCCGGCGAGCCGCTGGTGTGGGTGACCGCGGTGGCGGCCGCCGCGGGCGTCGCGGTGACCCTGCCCGCGGTGTCGCTGCACGGCCGGCTCGACCCGGCCGCGCACCCGGGGGACCTGCGTCGGCTGCTGCGGGTCAACCTGGTCCGTGCGCTCGTGTGGTCGGCCGGGTCCGTGGTGGGGGTCCTGCTGGTGACCGCCTCCGGCGCGTGA
- a CDS encoding SGNH/GDSL hydrolase family protein produces MITTAIGPELLHGVLDAVDGERGLLPQRLPATARARNTDPQLAGAQSQPSGVRVVFRTAARTVELETLRTRIGLVGAPLRPDGAYDLLVDGRPAGSATTSGGKLLMTDPATGEVTVTDGPPGPVRFTLPGRDALVEIWLPHNEITEVVALRTDAPVAVVPTGGRPVWLHHGSSISQGSNAAGPSTTWPALAARTAGVELVNLGFSGSAMLDPFVARTLRDTPAAMISVKIGINVVNADLMRRRAFAPAVHGFLDTIRDGHPDTPLLVVSPVLCPIHEHTPGPGAPEVVDGRLRFRATGDPAEVAAGKLTLSVIREELARVVAVRVPEDPALSHLDGRELYGDDDAAELPLPDRLHPCPEAHLRMGERFARLVFGAGGAFHAAGSGR; encoded by the coding sequence GTGATCACCACCGCGATCGGGCCCGAGCTGCTGCACGGCGTCCTCGACGCCGTCGACGGCGAACGGGGCCTGCTCCCGCAGCGGCTGCCCGCCACCGCCCGGGCCCGCAACACCGACCCGCAGCTGGCCGGCGCGCAGAGCCAGCCGTCCGGGGTACGCGTCGTGTTCCGCACCGCCGCGCGGACCGTCGAGCTGGAGACCCTGCGCACCCGGATCGGTCTCGTCGGTGCCCCGCTGCGGCCCGACGGCGCCTACGACCTGCTCGTCGACGGCCGGCCGGCGGGCAGCGCCACGACCTCCGGCGGGAAGCTCCTGATGACCGATCCGGCGACGGGGGAGGTCACGGTCACCGACGGCCCACCCGGCCCGGTGCGGTTCACCCTGCCCGGCCGCGACGCGCTCGTGGAGATCTGGCTGCCGCACAACGAGATCACCGAGGTCGTCGCGCTGCGCACCGACGCGCCGGTCGCCGTCGTCCCGACCGGTGGGCGCCCGGTGTGGCTGCACCACGGCAGCTCGATCAGCCAGGGCAGCAACGCCGCGGGGCCCAGCACCACCTGGCCCGCGCTCGCCGCCCGCACCGCCGGGGTCGAACTGGTCAACCTGGGGTTCTCCGGCAGCGCGATGCTGGACCCGTTCGTCGCCCGCACGCTGCGCGACACCCCCGCCGCGATGATCAGCGTCAAGATCGGGATCAACGTCGTCAACGCCGACCTGATGCGCCGGCGGGCGTTCGCGCCCGCCGTGCACGGGTTCCTCGACACGATCCGCGACGGGCACCCCGACACCCCGCTGCTGGTGGTGTCCCCGGTGCTGTGCCCGATCCACGAGCACACCCCGGGCCCTGGCGCGCCGGAGGTCGTCGACGGGCGGCTGCGGTTCCGCGCGACCGGCGACCCGGCCGAGGTGGCGGCGGGGAAGCTGACGCTGTCGGTGATCCGCGAGGAGCTGGCCCGGGTCGTGGCCGTGCGCGTCCCGGAGGACCCGGCGCTGTCCCACCTCGACGGCCGGGAGCTCTACGGCGACGACGACGCGGCCGAGCTGCCGCTGCCCGACCGGCTGCACCCGTGTCCCGAGGCGCACCTGCGGATGGGGGAGCGGTTCGCCCGGCTGGTGTTCGGTGCGGGGGGTGCGTTCCACGCGGCGGGCAGCGGACGGTGA
- the mdlC gene encoding benzoylformate decarboxylase, which produces MTTVGEAGWQVLTAHGIDTVFGNPGSNELPFLAAMPDGVRYILGLHEGAVLGMADGYALATGGPALVNLHAASGSGNAMGALTNAVYSHSPLVLTAGQQVRSTVGQEVMLTNVDAAALPRPLVKYAAEPASAQDVPRALSQAVHTALLAPRGPVYLSVPYDDWSREAGPDTAHLPSRRATAAAELGEAALSELAGALAGAANPVLVLGPQVDADRANDHAVALAERLACPVWIAPSASRCPFPTRHPAFRGILPASVRDVSDRLAGHDVVLVAGAPVFRYHQWVPGDLLPAGTRLLHLTADPAEAARAPMGEAWVGPVGPALAALAGRVPASGREPLPPRSGPPAPRGAEDHVPPQQLFALVRDAAPAGAVHVCESTSTIDDFVAQADLTEPGSYLFPASGGLGFGLPAAVGAQLAHGEARRVVALVGDGSANYGITALWTAAQYRVPVVFVILKNGTYGALRGFAGLLGTGETPGLDVPGLDFVKISEGYGVPAVSVSDAASTAAALKDAFAADGPRLVEVVTAPGVA; this is translated from the coding sequence ATGACGACCGTCGGCGAGGCCGGCTGGCAGGTGCTGACCGCCCACGGCATCGACACCGTGTTCGGCAACCCCGGCTCGAACGAGCTGCCCTTCCTCGCGGCGATGCCCGACGGGGTGCGCTACATACTCGGCCTGCACGAGGGTGCCGTACTAGGCATGGCCGACGGCTACGCCCTGGCCACCGGCGGCCCGGCGCTGGTCAACCTGCACGCGGCGTCCGGGTCGGGCAACGCGATGGGCGCGCTCACCAACGCCGTCTACTCCCACTCCCCGCTCGTGCTGACCGCGGGCCAGCAGGTGCGGTCCACGGTCGGCCAGGAGGTCATGCTGACCAACGTGGACGCGGCCGCGCTGCCGCGCCCGCTGGTCAAGTACGCCGCCGAGCCCGCGTCGGCCCAGGACGTGCCGCGTGCGCTGTCCCAGGCGGTGCACACCGCACTGCTGGCCCCGCGGGGGCCGGTCTACCTCTCGGTCCCCTACGACGACTGGTCCCGCGAGGCGGGCCCGGACACCGCGCACCTGCCGTCCCGGCGTGCGACCGCCGCCGCCGAGCTCGGCGAGGCGGCGCTCTCCGAGCTGGCCGGGGCGCTGGCCGGGGCGGCGAACCCGGTGCTGGTGCTGGGCCCGCAGGTCGACGCGGACCGGGCCAACGACCACGCCGTCGCCCTCGCCGAGCGGCTCGCCTGCCCGGTCTGGATCGCACCGTCGGCGTCGCGGTGCCCGTTCCCGACCCGGCACCCGGCGTTCCGCGGGATCCTCCCGGCCTCGGTGCGCGACGTGTCCGACCGGCTGGCCGGGCACGACGTCGTGCTCGTCGCGGGCGCGCCGGTGTTCCGCTACCACCAGTGGGTCCCCGGTGACCTGCTGCCGGCGGGCACCCGGCTGCTGCACCTGACCGCGGACCCGGCCGAGGCCGCGCGGGCCCCGATGGGCGAGGCCTGGGTCGGCCCGGTCGGCCCGGCGCTGGCCGCGCTCGCCGGGCGGGTGCCCGCCTCCGGGCGGGAGCCGCTGCCGCCCCGGTCCGGGCCGCCCGCACCGCGGGGCGCCGAGGACCACGTGCCGCCGCAGCAGCTGTTCGCGCTGGTCCGCGACGCGGCCCCGGCCGGGGCCGTACACGTCTGCGAGTCCACCTCGACCATCGACGACTTCGTCGCCCAGGCCGACCTCACCGAGCCGGGCAGCTACCTGTTCCCCGCCTCCGGCGGCCTGGGGTTCGGGCTGCCCGCCGCCGTCGGGGCGCAGCTGGCCCACGGCGAGGCGCGCCGGGTGGTCGCCCTCGTCGGCGACGGATCGGCCAACTACGGCATCACCGCGCTGTGGACGGCGGCGCAATACCGGGTGCCGGTGGTCTTCGTGATCCTGAAGAACGGTACCTACGGTGCGCTGCGCGGCTTCGCGGGGCTGCTGGGCACCGGGGAGACACCGGGCCTGGACGTCCCCGGACTGGACTTCGTGAAGATCTCCGAGGGCTACGGCGTCCCGGCGGTGTCGGTGTCCGACGCCGCGTCGACGGCGGCCGCGCTGAAGGACGCGTTCGCCGCCGACGGGCCGCGGCTGGTCGAGGTCGTCACGGCCCCGGGCGTGGCGTAG
- a CDS encoding PIG-L deacetylase family protein, whose product MTATEDERTAADDRAHTGVERVLVIAAHPDDIDFSCSGTVAVWTAAGVAVTYCLVTDGDAGGFDPAVPRSDIAGIRRAEQTAAAAEAGVTDLVFLGHPDGRLTVTLELRRDLARVIRQVRPDRVVVPQPVRDLRSMYGSHPDHTATGEAALCAVYPDARNPYAFPELAEAGYEAHTVGEVWVLGPAPADDPEGARHVDITDTIDVKIAALRAHASQTAHMTGLEDMIGQWSGSLAKRAGFPSGRLVESFHALDTR is encoded by the coding sequence GTGACTGCGACCGAGGACGAGCGCACGGCGGCCGACGACCGCGCGCACACCGGGGTGGAGCGCGTGCTGGTGATCGCCGCGCACCCCGACGACATCGACTTCTCCTGCAGCGGCACCGTCGCGGTGTGGACCGCGGCCGGGGTCGCGGTGACCTACTGCCTGGTGACCGACGGCGACGCGGGCGGCTTCGACCCGGCCGTGCCGCGCAGCGACATCGCGGGCATCCGCCGGGCCGAGCAGACCGCCGCGGCCGCCGAGGCCGGCGTCACCGACCTGGTGTTCCTCGGCCACCCCGACGGGCGGCTGACCGTCACCCTGGAGCTGCGCCGGGACCTGGCCCGGGTGATCCGGCAGGTCCGTCCGGACCGGGTCGTCGTCCCGCAGCCGGTGCGCGATCTGCGCAGCATGTACGGCAGCCACCCCGACCACACCGCGACCGGCGAGGCGGCCCTCTGCGCGGTCTACCCCGATGCGCGCAACCCCTACGCCTTCCCCGAGCTGGCCGAGGCCGGGTACGAGGCGCACACGGTCGGCGAGGTGTGGGTCCTGGGTCCGGCCCCGGCCGACGACCCCGAGGGGGCACGACACGTCGACATCACCGACACGATCGACGTGAAGATCGCGGCGCTGCGCGCGCACGCGAGCCAGACCGCGCACATGACCGGCCTGGAGGACATGATCGGGCAGTGGTCCGGGTCGCTGGCGAAGCGGGCCGGGTTCCCGTCCGGTCGGCTGGTGGAGTCCTTCCACGCGCTCGACACGCGCTGA
- a CDS encoding DUF4190 domain-containing protein translates to MSSPPPYPGRPGDPQDPNNLDQPTQQNQPYGGQQYGEQPGQPYGQQPQYGEQPPGQQYGQQQYGQQQYGAQGHDPAAYPDRPPAGPPGWPQGGAPTTPPRNGIGIAALVLGILAVLTFWLFIGGLFGLIAIVLGAIGISRVSKGVATNRGVSISGLVLGILGVLGTIAMIALVAFGFSVFQQVDDGQFASCLQRAGNDQSAMAQCQQELQDRLQGEIDRLGDN, encoded by the coding sequence GTGAGCAGCCCACCCCCGTACCCGGGTCGCCCCGGGGACCCACAGGACCCGAACAACCTGGACCAGCCGACGCAGCAGAACCAGCCCTACGGCGGGCAGCAGTACGGCGAGCAGCCCGGTCAGCCGTACGGACAGCAGCCGCAGTACGGGGAACAGCCCCCGGGGCAGCAGTACGGGCAGCAGCAGTACGGACAGCAACAGTACGGCGCGCAGGGCCACGACCCGGCCGCCTACCCGGACCGGCCGCCCGCCGGGCCGCCGGGGTGGCCGCAGGGCGGGGCGCCCACGACCCCGCCGCGCAACGGCATCGGGATCGCCGCGCTGGTGCTCGGCATCCTGGCCGTGCTCACGTTCTGGCTGTTCATCGGTGGGCTCTTCGGGCTCATCGCCATCGTGCTGGGCGCGATCGGCATCAGCCGCGTGTCGAAGGGCGTCGCCACGAACCGTGGCGTGTCGATCTCCGGACTCGTGCTCGGGATCCTCGGCGTTCTGGGGACGATCGCCATGATCGCCCTGGTCGCCTTCGGGTTCAGCGTCTTCCAGCAGGTCGATGACGGCCAGTTCGCGTCGTGCCTGCAGCGCGCCGGCAACGATCAGTCGGCCATGGCCCAGTGCCAGCAGGAACTCCAGGACCGGCTCCAGGGCGAGATCGACCGCCTCGGGGACAACTGA